A window from Salvelinus sp. IW2-2015 linkage group LG5, ASM291031v2, whole genome shotgun sequence encodes these proteins:
- the nf2b gene encoding NF2, moesin-ezrin-radixin like (MERLIN) tumor suppressor b isoform X1 has product MSILGLKKKQPKTFKVKVITMDAEMEFSCEVKWKGKDLFDLVCRTVGLRETWFFGLRYTVKDTYAWLKTEKRVLDQEVPKDSPITFHFLAKFFPEKVEEELVQEITQHLFFLQVKKQILDEEIFCSPEASVLLASYAVQAKYGDYEPNFHKPGFLAQDELLPKRVLMQYQMTADMWEEKITAWYAEHRGIARDEAEMDYLKIAQDLDMYGVSYFAITQNKRDTDLLLGVDAQGLHIYSPNSKLNPNKSFPWSGIRNISYSEKEVTTFTIKPLDKKKDVFKFYSSQLRVNKLILQLCIGNHDLFMRRRKVDSIEVQQMKSQAKEEKARKKVERQILAREKQMREEAERAKEEMERRLFQLQDEARLANEALLRSEETADLLAEKAQIAEEEAKLLAHKAAEAEQERQRIEATALKTKEEKRLMEQKMREAEQLAVKLVEQSERRSKEADHLKQDLTEAKDAEGEQAETPGDHQDILPAHSGLLHPPSSPRGRRPSSGIRIDADRL; this is encoded by the exons ATGTCGATTTTAGGATTAAAAAAGAAACAACCAAAGACTTTTAAGGTCAAAGTCATCACTATGGATGCTGAAATGGAGTTTAGTTGTGAG gTGAAATGGAAAGGTAAGGATCTGTTTGATCTGGTGTGTCGGACAGTGGGTCTCAGAGAAACCTGGTTCTTTGGGCTCCGGTACACAGTGAAGGACACCTATGCATGGCTGAAGACAGAGAAACgg gtctTGGATCAAGAGGTCCCTAAAGACTCGCCGATAACATTTCACTTCCTGGCCAAGTTCTTCCCAGAGAAGGTAGAAGAAGAGCTGGTGCAGGAAATCACACAACACCTTTTCTTCCTGCAG GTGAAAAAGCAAATATTAGACGAGGAGATTTTCTGTTCTCCTGAAGCCTCTGTCCTGTTGGCGTCGTACGCTGTTCAAGCCAAG TATGGGGACTATGAACCAAACTTTCACAAGCCGGGGTTCTTAGCCCAGGATGAGCTCCTACCTAAAAGA GTTCTGATGCAGTACCAGATGACTGCAGACATGTGGGAGGAGAAGATCACAGCCTGGTACGCAGAGCACAGAGGCATCGCCAG GGATGAGGCTGAGATGGACTACCTGAAGATAGCTCAGGACCTGGACATGTATGGAGTCAGCTACTTTGCCATCACT CAAAATAAACGAGACACAGACCTGCTACTGGGTGTCGATGCCCAGGGCCTTCATATTTACAGCCCCAACAGCAAACTGAACCCCAACAAGTCTTTCCCCTGGAGCGGCATCCGCAACATCTCCTACAGCGAGAAGGAGGTAACCACG TTCACAATAAAACCTCTGGACAAGAAGAAGGATGTTTTCAAATTCTACTCCTCCCAACTGAGAGTCAACAAACTG ATTCTGCAGCTGTGCATTGGGAACCATGACCTGTTCATGAGGAGGAGGAAAGTGGACTCCATCGAGGTACAGCAGATGAAGTCTCAGGCCAAGGAGGAGAAGGCTCGCAAGAAG GTGGAGCGTCAGATCCTTGCGCGGGAGAAGCAAATGAGGGAGGAAGCAGAGCGAgcgaaggaggagatggagagacggCTGTTCCAGCTGCAGGACGAGGCACGGCTGGCCAATGAGGCGCTG CTGCGTTCAGAGGAGACCGCAGATCTGCTGGCGGAGAAGGCCCAGATCGCCGAGGAGGAAGCCAAGCTGTTGGCCCACAAGGCTGCCGAGGCGGAGCAGGAAAGGCAGAGGATAGAGGCTACCGCCCTCAAGaccaaggaggagaagagactgatGGAGCAGAAGATGAGAGAGGCAGAGCAGCTGGCCGTCAAACTGGTGGAGCAGTCAGAGAGGAG GTCGAAGGAGGCGGACCATCTGAAGCAGGACCTTACGGAGGCCAAGGATGCTGAAGGAGAGCAAGCAGAAACTCCTGGAGATC ACCAAGACATCTTACCCG CTCATAGCGGCCTactccaccccccctcctcccccagagGGAGGAGACCTAGCTCTGGGATCCGGATCGATGCGGATCGACTTTAA
- the nf2b gene encoding NF2, moesin-ezrin-radixin like (MERLIN) tumor suppressor b isoform X2 — MSILGLKKKQPKTFKVKVITMDAEMEFSCEVKWKGKDLFDLVCRTVGLRETWFFGLRYTVKDTYAWLKTEKRVLDQEVPKDSPITFHFLAKFFPEKVEEELVQEITQHLFFLQVKKQILDEEIFCSPEASVLLASYAVQAKYGDYEPNFHKPGFLAQDELLPKRVLMQYQMTADMWEEKITAWYAEHRGIARDEAEMDYLKIAQDLDMYGVSYFAITQNKRDTDLLLGVDAQGLHIYSPNSKLNPNKSFPWSGIRNISYSEKEFTIKPLDKKKDVFKFYSSQLRVNKLILQLCIGNHDLFMRRRKVDSIEVQQMKSQAKEEKARKKVERQILAREKQMREEAERAKEEMERRLFQLQDEARLANEALLRSEETADLLAEKAQIAEEEAKLLAHKAAEAEQERQRIEATALKTKEEKRLMEQKMREAEQLAVKLVEQSERRSKEADHLKQDLTEAKDAEGEQAETPGDHQDILPAHSGLLHPPSSPRGRRPSSGIRIDADRL, encoded by the exons ATGTCGATTTTAGGATTAAAAAAGAAACAACCAAAGACTTTTAAGGTCAAAGTCATCACTATGGATGCTGAAATGGAGTTTAGTTGTGAG gTGAAATGGAAAGGTAAGGATCTGTTTGATCTGGTGTGTCGGACAGTGGGTCTCAGAGAAACCTGGTTCTTTGGGCTCCGGTACACAGTGAAGGACACCTATGCATGGCTGAAGACAGAGAAACgg gtctTGGATCAAGAGGTCCCTAAAGACTCGCCGATAACATTTCACTTCCTGGCCAAGTTCTTCCCAGAGAAGGTAGAAGAAGAGCTGGTGCAGGAAATCACACAACACCTTTTCTTCCTGCAG GTGAAAAAGCAAATATTAGACGAGGAGATTTTCTGTTCTCCTGAAGCCTCTGTCCTGTTGGCGTCGTACGCTGTTCAAGCCAAG TATGGGGACTATGAACCAAACTTTCACAAGCCGGGGTTCTTAGCCCAGGATGAGCTCCTACCTAAAAGA GTTCTGATGCAGTACCAGATGACTGCAGACATGTGGGAGGAGAAGATCACAGCCTGGTACGCAGAGCACAGAGGCATCGCCAG GGATGAGGCTGAGATGGACTACCTGAAGATAGCTCAGGACCTGGACATGTATGGAGTCAGCTACTTTGCCATCACT CAAAATAAACGAGACACAGACCTGCTACTGGGTGTCGATGCCCAGGGCCTTCATATTTACAGCCCCAACAGCAAACTGAACCCCAACAAGTCTTTCCCCTGGAGCGGCATCCGCAACATCTCCTACAGCGAGAAGGAG TTCACAATAAAACCTCTGGACAAGAAGAAGGATGTTTTCAAATTCTACTCCTCCCAACTGAGAGTCAACAAACTG ATTCTGCAGCTGTGCATTGGGAACCATGACCTGTTCATGAGGAGGAGGAAAGTGGACTCCATCGAGGTACAGCAGATGAAGTCTCAGGCCAAGGAGGAGAAGGCTCGCAAGAAG GTGGAGCGTCAGATCCTTGCGCGGGAGAAGCAAATGAGGGAGGAAGCAGAGCGAgcgaaggaggagatggagagacggCTGTTCCAGCTGCAGGACGAGGCACGGCTGGCCAATGAGGCGCTG CTGCGTTCAGAGGAGACCGCAGATCTGCTGGCGGAGAAGGCCCAGATCGCCGAGGAGGAAGCCAAGCTGTTGGCCCACAAGGCTGCCGAGGCGGAGCAGGAAAGGCAGAGGATAGAGGCTACCGCCCTCAAGaccaaggaggagaagagactgatGGAGCAGAAGATGAGAGAGGCAGAGCAGCTGGCCGTCAAACTGGTGGAGCAGTCAGAGAGGAG GTCGAAGGAGGCGGACCATCTGAAGCAGGACCTTACGGAGGCCAAGGATGCTGAAGGAGAGCAAGCAGAAACTCCTGGAGATC ACCAAGACATCTTACCCG CTCATAGCGGCCTactccaccccccctcctcccccagagGGAGGAGACCTAGCTCTGGGATCCGGATCGATGCGGATCGACTTTAA